A region of Larus michahellis chromosome 15, bLarMic1.1, whole genome shotgun sequence DNA encodes the following proteins:
- the SNAPC4 gene encoding snRNA-activating protein complex subunit 4 isoform X3, whose protein sequence is MEMEREDDSSDDDIESSLPQDPETCLQMNHVYQEVIQEKIDEVELLIAQNKEQQKEIMCELGGPKIAKAGDGRNLPANIFLGHFMKPYFKDKTTGIGPPSNEDAKEKAAQGIKSFEQLISTKWKSREKTLLQKSVVSDRLQRLLQPKLLKMNYWNQKLEKVKTEMEKQMLVKQIKELEQEIEAINQLPEGDLLGNRFDEHDWEKISNIHFDGQRSSEELRKFWQNCEHPSINKKEWTEEEIEKLKKIAAKHGHLDWETIAQELGTNRTPFQCLQKYQVYNKDLKRKEWTKSEDQMLLELVQEMRVGSHIPYKKIAYYMEGRDSAQLIYRWTKSVDPGLKKGPWTPEEDAMLLAAVKKYGERDWYKIRTEVPGRSDAQCRDRYLKALHCDVKKGKWSLEEEEQLIELVQKHGLGHWSKIASELPHRTGSQCLSKWKLMIGSKKRSRPTKRQHVQESSSSSESSSEDIELDLPDSSEEEMTSEGEMTSKEERAFPSIDLWIPTRTNTQESNQGRYQTPSLFLPASADAKTSSSEDPSAMCDGDKDRVADKSTELNTLLRGIARPHSTDIIVKNPVEVMNKASRCGKQVLRVSLENVRRVLRYNTCFQRKLQSKILKPSAAVLTKTSGVSTSGQKLQGLQNITEKTYRQERERLRRMNLDRKLLMAVTPWVGNVLLPCTLQTGKMAFHQTKADSIQEKIKSVSLASTPLFTLFIQLFQIDTNGCMKIIRERRLRQSELLRASARRPQQASQNMETSSGNSSQPCTQRNLQRGIPRNAVRRPVALKARETSVFESSTPAIQAALPAQGQRQKPKTVSELLREKRLRESRAKKAMQRTVFVAPQMLVSGPLIIQHPPQQIIPSAQAGSRPAAAGCPNSQVQCAPAPLPAFTSVAGSTSTAIVLENHSSSVPETGEIPGASQGTELQSNKELKEQSLESSSEGGAIPGVNPAAAEKALNQGGCNGQVLAGSSASVVLQNQAFVPHQITVVPVGIESGTTSLSLPTPVTCELNNNGPQQGPVNLLPALVAPQAGSHLIPNGILPFTWVVTPQALLPTTVQTVVGVPQGLPAAAVRSQCQTTVASNGNVSSLGVPPVPAGARMPQPSCAETKAPNAQSAEGAPLGKTANHSMILLPVTSASPGCTTSSISSATPACSDGFSKASDSSAAQTALPADGPTLCAVLLPQTQLPASTQGSDSQCVSSLTGLGKSRDSITTNGSTSNPSIITKGLVLQPEDPVPHNNVPRNSGCFAAQALKNRPIASKPPTMQPAESPPQPTASSAEKNLLDFSLISLEDEGVVKEWLNGKQGVQVPSLQTRLPYLPPFLCNLKTLSKLLLQKAALEEQAACLLPPDASRDEGTGVDLHAIKELVQQKLGDNPAYLLLKARFLAAFTLPAVLATLPPPKVTTTLSASRKQYEESDEEEWQSEKEVSEEESCRNELTGVQLDGTVGDEPGDKDADLLNQGMGAEEIAAQSVLDSCINVADASAPQIRRSTRFRKRKRM, encoded by the exons ATG gaaatggaaagagaggATGACAGTAGTGATGATGATATTGAAAGTAGTCTGCCACAGGATCCAGAAACGTGTCTGCAGATGAACCATGTGTACCAAGAGGTTATCCAGGAAAAGATTGATGAAGTCGAGCTTCTCATTGCGCAAAACAAAGAACAGCAG AAGGAAATCATGTGCGAGCTTGGTGGTCCAAAAATAGCAAAGGCAGGAGATGGTAGAAATCTACcagcaaatatatttttgggTCATTTTATGAAGCCATACTTTAAGGATAAAACAACAGGAATT GGCCCTCCTTCCAATGAAGATGCAAAGGAAAAGGCAGCTCAGGGCATAAAATCCTTTGAACAACTGATTTCAACAAAAT ggaaaagcagagagaagacgTTATTGCAGAAATCGGTAGTAAGTGACCGCTTGCAGCGCCTGCTTCAGCCAAAGTTACTGAA GATGAATTATTGGAATCAGAAACTGGAAAAAGTCAAGACTGAAATGGAGAAACAGATGTTGGTAAAACAAATCAAAGAACTGGAGCAAGAAATAGAGGCAATTAA CCAACTCCCAGAAGGTGACTTGTTAGGAAACAGATTTGATGAGCATGACTGGGAGAAAATTTCAAACATCCAC tTTGATGGACAACGTAGTTCAGAAGAACTGAGGAAGTTTTGGCAAAATTGCGAGCATCCAAGCATCAACAAAAAGGAATGGACTGAGGAGGAAATAGAGAAACTAAAGAAGATAGCTGCTAAACACGGTCATCTGGACTGGGAGACTATAGCCCAGGAGTTGGGG ACCAACAGGACACCTTTCCAGTGCTTGCAGAAGTATCAAGTCTATAACAAagatttgaaaaggaaagaatggACCAAAAGTGAAGACCAGATGCTTTTAGAGCTTGTTCAAGAGATGAGAGTAGGAAGTCATATCCCATACAAGAAAA TTGCTTATTACATGGAAGGAAGAGATTCTGCTCAGCTGATTTACCGATGGACAAAGAGTGTGGACCCCGGTTTGAAGAAAGGACCCTGGACACCAGAGGAAGATGCT ATGCTGTTGGCTGCAGTTAAGAAGTATGGAGAGCGTGACTGGTATAAAATTCGGACAGAAGTGCCAGGGCGGAGTGATGCTCAGTGCAGAGATCG gtaCTTAAAAGCATTGCACTGTGATGTAAAGAAAGGCAAGTGGAGTttagaggaagaggagcagctaATTGAACTGGTTCAAAAGCATGGCCTGG GTCACTGGAGTAAAATAGCTTCTGAATTGCCACATCGGACTGGTTCCCAATGTCTAAGCAAGTGGAAACTCATGATTGGGTCTAAG AAAAGATCTAGGCCAACAAAACGCCAACACGTGCAAGAGAGTTCCAGCTCTTCAGAGAGCAGCAGTGAAGACATAGAACTGGACTTACCAGACAGTTCAGAGGAGGAGATGACAAGTGAGGGGGAGATGACAAGCAAGGAGGAGCGTGCATTTCCCAGCATTGATTTGTGGATACCAACACGGACAAATACACAGGAGTCAAACCAAGGAAGATACCAAACTCCATCCCTTTTCTTGCCCGCAAGTGCTGATGCAAAGACCAGTAGCAGTGAAGATCCAAGTGCAATGTGTGATGGAGACAAGGACAGAGTTGCCGATAAATCAACAGAGTTGAACACTCTCCTGAGAGGCATCGCACGTCCACATTCAACGGATATCATTGTGAAGAATCCAGTAGAAGTAATGAACAAG GCTTCCAGGTGTGGAAAGCAAGTGCTGCGGGTTAGCCTGGAGAATGTGAGAAGAGTATTAAGATACAACACGTGCTTTCAGAGGAAACTT CAATCAAAGATACTAAaaccttctgctgctgttttaacAAAAACATCTGGAGTTAGTACGTCTGGTCAGAAGCTTCAGGGGTTGCAGAACATCACGGAGAAAACTTATCGTCAAGAGAGAGAGCGTCTGAGAAGAATGAACCTTGACAGAAAGCTTCTAATGGCAGTGACACCTTGGGTGGGCAATGTGCTACTGCCTTGCACCTTGCAAACCGGGAAGATGGCTTTTCATCAGACAAAAG CTGATTCTATTCAAGAGAAGATTAAATCGGTCAGTCTTGCGAGCACTCCACTGTTCACACTTTTCATTCAG CTCTTTCAGATTGATACCAATGGCTGTATGAAGATTATTCGTGAGAGAAGGCTAAGGCAGTCAGAGCTTCTTAGGGCTAGTGCAAGAAGGCCTCAGCAG GCTTCCCAAAATATGGAGACTTCTTCAG GCAATTCGTCACAACCTTGTACTCAGAGGAACTTGCAAAGGGGCATACCAAGGAATGCTGTCAGGAGACCTGTTGCCTTAAAAGCACGGGAGACTTCTGTCTTCGAGAGCAGCACCCCTGCCATACAGGCAGCTCTTCCAGCCCAAGGGCAAAGGCAGAAGCCCAAAACTGTCTCAGAATTGCTGAGAGAGAAGCGGCTAAGGGAATCCCGGGCTAAGAAAGCTATGCAGAGGACAGTATTTGTTGCCCCGCAGATGCTGGTTTCAGGGCCTCTGATAATCCAGCATCCACCACAGCAAATCATTCCTTCTGCACAAGCAGGGAGCAGACCTGCAGCAGCTGGTTGTCCAAATAGCCAAGTACAGTGTGCACCAGCTCCATTGCCAGCATTCACCTCTGTTGCAGGTTCAACTTCTACTGCTATTGTGCTTGAAAACCATTCCTCATCAGTGCCAGAAACTGGGGAAATCCCTGGTGCCTCACAAGGGACAGAACTACAATCCAATAAGGAACTAAAAGAGCAGTCTTTGGAAAGTAGCTCTGAAGGAGGGGCTATTCCAGGCGTGaatccagctgcagcagagaaagcCCTAAATCAGGGAGGGTGCAATGGTCAGGTCCTAGCTGGTAGCTCAGCTTCAGTAGTGTTGCAAAACCAAGCTTTTGTGCCACATCAGATTACAGTGGTGCCTGTTGGCATTGAGTCTGGCACCACCAGCTTGTCTCTTCCCACACCGGTTACCTGTGAGCTGAATAATAACGGACCACAACAGGGGCCAGTCAATCTATTGCCTGCTCTTGTAGCTCCACAAGCTGGTTCGCATTTAATTCCCAACGGTATACTGCCTTTCACGTGGGTCGTAACACCACAGGCTTTGCTCCCCACCACTGTACAAACTGTGGTGGGTGTCCCCCAAGgactgccagctgctgctgtgagaaGTCAATGTCAGACAACTGTAGCTTCCAATGGCAATGTCTCTAGCTTAGGAGTGCCTCCTGTACCAGCTGGAGCACGTATGCCTCAGCCTAGCTGTGCAGAGACAAAAGCACCAAATGCCCAGTCAGCAGAAGGAGCACCTTTGGGAAAGACagctaaccattccatgattctcttACCTGTGACCTCAGCGAGTCCTGGGTGCACCACATCCAGCATTTCTTCTGCAACGCCTGCATGTTCAGATGGCTTCTCCAAGGCTTCTGACTCCTCTGCAGCTCAGACTGCTCTTCCAGCTGATGGCCCAACTctgtgtgctgtgctgctgccccaAACACAGCTACCTGCAAGCACTCAGGGGTCTGATTCCCAGTGTGTGTCAAGTCTCACCGGCTTGGGAAAGAGCCGTGACTCCATTACAACAAATGGATCAACTTCCAATCCAAGCATCATCACAAAAGGGCTTGTGCTCCAGCCGGAAGATCCAGTTCCCCATAACAATGTCCCAAGGAACTCTGGTTGCTTTGCTGCACAAGCATTGAAAAATAGACCGATTGCCTCCAAACCTCCAACTATGCAGCCTGCTGAGAGTCCACCCCAGCCAACCGCTTCCAGTGCAGAAAAGAATCTACTTGACTTTAGCCTAATTTCTCTTGAAGATGAGGGGGTAGTGAAGGAGTGGCTGAATGGGAAACAAGGTGTCCAAGTACCATCACTGCAAACTAGGTTGCCTTATTTGCCACCTTTTCTGTGCAACTTAAAAACCCTCTCAAAGCTACTTCTACAGAAAGCAGCTTTAGAAGAGCAAGCAGCATGTCTTCTGCCTCCTGATGCCAGTCGGGATGAGGGCACTGGGGTTGATTTGCACGCTATCAAAGAACTGGTGCAGCAGAAACTCGGCGATAACCCTGCTTACCTCCTACTGAAAGCCAGATTCCTAGCAGCCTTCACACTCCCAGCTGTACTAGCAACTCTGCCTCCTCCAAAAGTGACAACAACTCTGTCAGCCAGCAGGAAGCAATATGAAGAGAGTGATGAAGAGGAGTGGCAGAGTGAGAAGGAAGTGTCTGAGGAAGAAAGTTGTAGGAATGAACTAACAGGTGTACAGTTGGATGGGACAGTTGGTGATGAGCCTGGAGACAAAGATGCTGATTTACTAAATCAG ggcATGGGAGCTGAAGAGATTGCTGCACAATCTGTCTTGGACTCCTGCATCAATGTGGCTGATGCCAGTGCTCCTCAAATCAGGAGAAGTACCCGcttcaggaaaaggaagaggatgTGA
- the SNAPC4 gene encoding snRNA-activating protein complex subunit 4 isoform X2, which yields MSRWTGPAGACCPPGAGAALSPAALDLNVEREKIRREIEELERSLGPGGASIQVAVSDSSLSSGTDDGEDDDSDSPAEMEMEREDDSSDDDIESSLPQDPETCLQMNHVYQEVIQEKIDEVELLIAQNKEQQKEIMCELGGPKIAKAGDGRNLPANIFLGHFMKPYFKDKTTGIGPPSNEDAKEKAAQGIKSFEQLISTKWKSREKTLLQKSVVSDRLQRLLQPKLLNQLPEGDLLGNRFDEHDWEKISNIHFDGQRSSEELRKFWQNCEHPSINKKEWTEEEIEKLKKIAAKHGHLDWETIAQELGTNRTPFQCLQKYQVYNKDLKRKEWTKSEDQMLLELVQEMRVGSHIPYKKIAYYMEGRDSAQLIYRWTKSVDPGLKKGPWTPEEDAMLLAAVKKYGERDWYKIRTEVPGRSDAQCRDRYLKALHCDVKKGKWSLEEEEQLIELVQKHGLGHWSKIASELPHRTGSQCLSKWKLMIGSKKRSRPTKRQHVQESSSSSESSSEDIELDLPDSSEEEMTSEGEMTSKEERAFPSIDLWIPTRTNTQESNQGRYQTPSLFLPASADAKTSSSEDPSAMCDGDKDRVADKSTELNTLLRGIARPHSTDIIVKNPVEVMNKASRCGKQVLRVSLENVRRVLRYNTCFQRKLQSKILKPSAAVLTKTSGVSTSGQKLQGLQNITEKTYRQERERLRRMNLDRKLLMAVTPWVGNVLLPCTLQTGKMAFHQTKADSIQEKIKSVSLASTPLFTLFIQLFQIDTNGCMKIIRERRLRQSELLRASARRPQQASQNMETSSGNSSQPCTQRNLQRGIPRNAVRRPVALKARETSVFESSTPAIQAALPAQGQRQKPKTVSELLREKRLRESRAKKAMQRTVFVAPQMLVSGPLIIQHPPQQIIPSAQAGSRPAAAGCPNSQVQCAPAPLPAFTSVAGSTSTAIVLENHSSSVPETGEIPGASQGTELQSNKELKEQSLESSSEGGAIPGVNPAAAEKALNQGGCNGQVLAGSSASVVLQNQAFVPHQITVVPVGIESGTTSLSLPTPVTCELNNNGPQQGPVNLLPALVAPQAGSHLIPNGILPFTWVVTPQALLPTTVQTVVGVPQGLPAAAVRSQCQTTVASNGNVSSLGVPPVPAGARMPQPSCAETKAPNAQSAEGAPLGKTANHSMILLPVTSASPGCTTSSISSATPACSDGFSKASDSSAAQTALPADGPTLCAVLLPQTQLPASTQGSDSQCVSSLTGLGKSRDSITTNGSTSNPSIITKGLVLQPEDPVPHNNVPRNSGCFAAQALKNRPIASKPPTMQPAESPPQPTASSAEKNLLDFSLISLEDEGVVKEWLNGKQGVQVPSLQTRLPYLPPFLCNLKTLSKLLLQKAALEEQAACLLPPDASRDEGTGVDLHAIKELVQQKLGDNPAYLLLKARFLAAFTLPAVLATLPPPKVTTTLSASRKQYEESDEEEWQSEKEVSEEESCRNELTGVQLDGTVGDEPGDKDADLLNQGMGAEEIAAQSVLDSCINVADASAPQIRRSTRFRKRKRM from the exons ATGTCCCGCTGGACGGGCCCGGCCGGGGCTTGCTGCCCCCCCGGTGCTGGGGCCGCGCTGTCCCCCGCGGCTCTCGACCTGAACGTGGAGCGGGAGAAGATCCGCCGGGAGATCGAGGAGCTGGAGCGGAGCCtggggcccggcggcgccagcATCCAGGTGGCCGTGTCCGACTCTAGCCTCAGCTCCGGCACGG ATGATGGTGAAGATGATGACTCAGATTCTCCTGCTGAAATG gaaatggaaagagaggATGACAGTAGTGATGATGATATTGAAAGTAGTCTGCCACAGGATCCAGAAACGTGTCTGCAGATGAACCATGTGTACCAAGAGGTTATCCAGGAAAAGATTGATGAAGTCGAGCTTCTCATTGCGCAAAACAAAGAACAGCAG AAGGAAATCATGTGCGAGCTTGGTGGTCCAAAAATAGCAAAGGCAGGAGATGGTAGAAATCTACcagcaaatatatttttgggTCATTTTATGAAGCCATACTTTAAGGATAAAACAACAGGAATT GGCCCTCCTTCCAATGAAGATGCAAAGGAAAAGGCAGCTCAGGGCATAAAATCCTTTGAACAACTGATTTCAACAAAAT ggaaaagcagagagaagacgTTATTGCAGAAATCGGTAGTAAGTGACCGCTTGCAGCGCCTGCTTCAGCCAAAGTTACTGAA CCAACTCCCAGAAGGTGACTTGTTAGGAAACAGATTTGATGAGCATGACTGGGAGAAAATTTCAAACATCCAC tTTGATGGACAACGTAGTTCAGAAGAACTGAGGAAGTTTTGGCAAAATTGCGAGCATCCAAGCATCAACAAAAAGGAATGGACTGAGGAGGAAATAGAGAAACTAAAGAAGATAGCTGCTAAACACGGTCATCTGGACTGGGAGACTATAGCCCAGGAGTTGGGG ACCAACAGGACACCTTTCCAGTGCTTGCAGAAGTATCAAGTCTATAACAAagatttgaaaaggaaagaatggACCAAAAGTGAAGACCAGATGCTTTTAGAGCTTGTTCAAGAGATGAGAGTAGGAAGTCATATCCCATACAAGAAAA TTGCTTATTACATGGAAGGAAGAGATTCTGCTCAGCTGATTTACCGATGGACAAAGAGTGTGGACCCCGGTTTGAAGAAAGGACCCTGGACACCAGAGGAAGATGCT ATGCTGTTGGCTGCAGTTAAGAAGTATGGAGAGCGTGACTGGTATAAAATTCGGACAGAAGTGCCAGGGCGGAGTGATGCTCAGTGCAGAGATCG gtaCTTAAAAGCATTGCACTGTGATGTAAAGAAAGGCAAGTGGAGTttagaggaagaggagcagctaATTGAACTGGTTCAAAAGCATGGCCTGG GTCACTGGAGTAAAATAGCTTCTGAATTGCCACATCGGACTGGTTCCCAATGTCTAAGCAAGTGGAAACTCATGATTGGGTCTAAG AAAAGATCTAGGCCAACAAAACGCCAACACGTGCAAGAGAGTTCCAGCTCTTCAGAGAGCAGCAGTGAAGACATAGAACTGGACTTACCAGACAGTTCAGAGGAGGAGATGACAAGTGAGGGGGAGATGACAAGCAAGGAGGAGCGTGCATTTCCCAGCATTGATTTGTGGATACCAACACGGACAAATACACAGGAGTCAAACCAAGGAAGATACCAAACTCCATCCCTTTTCTTGCCCGCAAGTGCTGATGCAAAGACCAGTAGCAGTGAAGATCCAAGTGCAATGTGTGATGGAGACAAGGACAGAGTTGCCGATAAATCAACAGAGTTGAACACTCTCCTGAGAGGCATCGCACGTCCACATTCAACGGATATCATTGTGAAGAATCCAGTAGAAGTAATGAACAAG GCTTCCAGGTGTGGAAAGCAAGTGCTGCGGGTTAGCCTGGAGAATGTGAGAAGAGTATTAAGATACAACACGTGCTTTCAGAGGAAACTT CAATCAAAGATACTAAaaccttctgctgctgttttaacAAAAACATCTGGAGTTAGTACGTCTGGTCAGAAGCTTCAGGGGTTGCAGAACATCACGGAGAAAACTTATCGTCAAGAGAGAGAGCGTCTGAGAAGAATGAACCTTGACAGAAAGCTTCTAATGGCAGTGACACCTTGGGTGGGCAATGTGCTACTGCCTTGCACCTTGCAAACCGGGAAGATGGCTTTTCATCAGACAAAAG CTGATTCTATTCAAGAGAAGATTAAATCGGTCAGTCTTGCGAGCACTCCACTGTTCACACTTTTCATTCAG CTCTTTCAGATTGATACCAATGGCTGTATGAAGATTATTCGTGAGAGAAGGCTAAGGCAGTCAGAGCTTCTTAGGGCTAGTGCAAGAAGGCCTCAGCAG GCTTCCCAAAATATGGAGACTTCTTCAG GCAATTCGTCACAACCTTGTACTCAGAGGAACTTGCAAAGGGGCATACCAAGGAATGCTGTCAGGAGACCTGTTGCCTTAAAAGCACGGGAGACTTCTGTCTTCGAGAGCAGCACCCCTGCCATACAGGCAGCTCTTCCAGCCCAAGGGCAAAGGCAGAAGCCCAAAACTGTCTCAGAATTGCTGAGAGAGAAGCGGCTAAGGGAATCCCGGGCTAAGAAAGCTATGCAGAGGACAGTATTTGTTGCCCCGCAGATGCTGGTTTCAGGGCCTCTGATAATCCAGCATCCACCACAGCAAATCATTCCTTCTGCACAAGCAGGGAGCAGACCTGCAGCAGCTGGTTGTCCAAATAGCCAAGTACAGTGTGCACCAGCTCCATTGCCAGCATTCACCTCTGTTGCAGGTTCAACTTCTACTGCTATTGTGCTTGAAAACCATTCCTCATCAGTGCCAGAAACTGGGGAAATCCCTGGTGCCTCACAAGGGACAGAACTACAATCCAATAAGGAACTAAAAGAGCAGTCTTTGGAAAGTAGCTCTGAAGGAGGGGCTATTCCAGGCGTGaatccagctgcagcagagaaagcCCTAAATCAGGGAGGGTGCAATGGTCAGGTCCTAGCTGGTAGCTCAGCTTCAGTAGTGTTGCAAAACCAAGCTTTTGTGCCACATCAGATTACAGTGGTGCCTGTTGGCATTGAGTCTGGCACCACCAGCTTGTCTCTTCCCACACCGGTTACCTGTGAGCTGAATAATAACGGACCACAACAGGGGCCAGTCAATCTATTGCCTGCTCTTGTAGCTCCACAAGCTGGTTCGCATTTAATTCCCAACGGTATACTGCCTTTCACGTGGGTCGTAACACCACAGGCTTTGCTCCCCACCACTGTACAAACTGTGGTGGGTGTCCCCCAAGgactgccagctgctgctgtgagaaGTCAATGTCAGACAACTGTAGCTTCCAATGGCAATGTCTCTAGCTTAGGAGTGCCTCCTGTACCAGCTGGAGCACGTATGCCTCAGCCTAGCTGTGCAGAGACAAAAGCACCAAATGCCCAGTCAGCAGAAGGAGCACCTTTGGGAAAGACagctaaccattccatgattctcttACCTGTGACCTCAGCGAGTCCTGGGTGCACCACATCCAGCATTTCTTCTGCAACGCCTGCATGTTCAGATGGCTTCTCCAAGGCTTCTGACTCCTCTGCAGCTCAGACTGCTCTTCCAGCTGATGGCCCAACTctgtgtgctgtgctgctgccccaAACACAGCTACCTGCAAGCACTCAGGGGTCTGATTCCCAGTGTGTGTCAAGTCTCACCGGCTTGGGAAAGAGCCGTGACTCCATTACAACAAATGGATCAACTTCCAATCCAAGCATCATCACAAAAGGGCTTGTGCTCCAGCCGGAAGATCCAGTTCCCCATAACAATGTCCCAAGGAACTCTGGTTGCTTTGCTGCACAAGCATTGAAAAATAGACCGATTGCCTCCAAACCTCCAACTATGCAGCCTGCTGAGAGTCCACCCCAGCCAACCGCTTCCAGTGCAGAAAAGAATCTACTTGACTTTAGCCTAATTTCTCTTGAAGATGAGGGGGTAGTGAAGGAGTGGCTGAATGGGAAACAAGGTGTCCAAGTACCATCACTGCAAACTAGGTTGCCTTATTTGCCACCTTTTCTGTGCAACTTAAAAACCCTCTCAAAGCTACTTCTACAGAAAGCAGCTTTAGAAGAGCAAGCAGCATGTCTTCTGCCTCCTGATGCCAGTCGGGATGAGGGCACTGGGGTTGATTTGCACGCTATCAAAGAACTGGTGCAGCAGAAACTCGGCGATAACCCTGCTTACCTCCTACTGAAAGCCAGATTCCTAGCAGCCTTCACACTCCCAGCTGTACTAGCAACTCTGCCTCCTCCAAAAGTGACAACAACTCTGTCAGCCAGCAGGAAGCAATATGAAGAGAGTGATGAAGAGGAGTGGCAGAGTGAGAAGGAAGTGTCTGAGGAAGAAAGTTGTAGGAATGAACTAACAGGTGTACAGTTGGATGGGACAGTTGGTGATGAGCCTGGAGACAAAGATGCTGATTTACTAAATCAG ggcATGGGAGCTGAAGAGATTGCTGCACAATCTGTCTTGGACTCCTGCATCAATGTGGCTGATGCCAGTGCTCCTCAAATCAGGAGAAGTACCCGcttcaggaaaaggaagaggatgTGA